The sequence below is a genomic window from Gouania willdenowi chromosome 12, fGouWil2.1, whole genome shotgun sequence.
CTATCCATACAGgagaaaacagaaacaaaatgcTGAACACTATCCATAAATTTGAATCACCTTTGCACTAATGTCATCTCAACATAGTTCCAGCCATAACATAAGTGATAAAAAGCCTGAAGTGATACTCCACCCATGTGGTCTTCTTACTGCATTATGTAGGGAATACATGGTAAAATATTGTGCACATGGCTTTGGTATTAAAATCGTTACTCAACAGTGCTTTACTGTAGTTGATGATGGGTATGATCACTTCtcagtcaaataaaaaaaggtacaGATATTTAACTGAagctagaagaagaaaaattgtTAATATAACTATTGATGGATAAGAGGACCTTGTACACCAGGGTATTTCAAATGATGACCCTGCATCGACCCACAAGCAGCCCAGCTTCTACCCCATCAAGAAAGCTaagaaataaacatgttttttgtgaCTGTACATAGATGTTAGCTaaaatgttgagaatcactgtaaTGGCCCTGTGCACCCACAATATGTTGCCCTATTAAGTGAAAACATGTATTTCTCAAGTACTgaaatgatgataaatgaacttgatttatatagcactttaatgactacactgaagtagtcccaaagcgctttacaatatcaactaatttacccattcacacaccaatgggaagGAGCTGCCATGAAAGCCGCTgatcaaccactgggagcaacttagggttcagtgccttgcccaaggacacttagaCGCATAGAgcggtatagactgggatcgaacccccaacctctcaatcagaagacaaccccctCTACCAACCTCAGCCACGGTCGTCCCATTAATGTCAATACATACTGTGTAAAAGCTGTgtccaaatgtatttttttcttaatagacttttaaaaatgagcttttaaAATCAAACTTAATTAAAACTGTATTGAAATAGCCAtgatttacactttaaatacaaataaaatgtcaatctCCGTAGACCAGTAATTGAAAACTGTTGAATGGAGAACCACTTCCCTGCTTGGTTACTCACTTTGATATTAAGAGCCTGATTTACTAAAATCCCCccccttcaaaaaaaaaaaaaaaaaaaagagttcttcatttgttgtgCATGCTAATAAATATAATAGCATATTAGGATGCACAGcaaattaatgttcattaaCTGCGTTTTCGGCTGTTGCGTGTGAGTAACTATGATTGCCAACGCAGTTGATAACGGGTGCAAAAGTGGTGAAGACCACCCTATTTAAATTAGGGATTTCCGCACACAAGCTGCTGTGTTAATGCAACGTGGCCGAGAGTGACCACATGCTCAGTGGAAAATGTGGGAGGTGTTCTTGAATTACAGCAAATGTTGAAACCTGGaggtattttaaataatttcattaattCAGAATTTAAATTTCACCTGCTGTAAACAGATATTGAGGTTGAGGGAAAATTTTtgatttcattatattttgattttgcaAAAATGATTTTGATGCTGACTGAGATACAGGTTGGTAATGACATCATTGCTCAGTCCTGCAGTGATGTGATGCACACAAACCATTAGTAAATCAGGCCCATAGAGGTTAAAAAGCTTGTTTTAAAGACACAGCAAAATTAATCAACAAACAaagaatcatttttaagtaGCTACATAATTAAAGGCACAACTAAATTACACAGCTACTAACACCTTGTCACATTTTGACAGGAAATCGATTATTGGACGTCTAGCAacagtgtattttaaagctgatatgtGCCTTTTTGTCAGTGTTTTCCACGACCTTAATACAGAATACCATCAATAAATATGTTCACCAGATATTGCTAAATGTATAGTTAAGTttgattataaccctaacaacCTGCAAATCTTATGTGTCCAAAACAACGCAAATCCATTAAGTAATATTTTAACAAGATTATCAGGCTGTCCTCGTGAGGACTGTTTATAATCTGAGCAGAAAGGAACCAGGCTAGAAATAGCACCTCAATCCCCTGAAAAGACTTCAGAAGTCAGTGAGCATTTCTTTCATGTCTTCTTTCTGGTAAAGACACGCTCTCCTCGCAAATTGAGGTGTTGTAATTGATATTGTAACACCTCAGTATCTGATGACTGTTTGATGCTTATTTTGTCCAGATTAAGGTAGTCCAGGGATTTGGATTGGGCTCTTTTTCCTTTAAGCAGACAGAGAGGTAGTGAAGCATGTAAAGCCCTCCCAGGCTCGCTGGGGGCAAAAGAACGATGGATGGTGTCACAGCAGCTGGGCATTCGTCTTCGCCTTCGCCCGTTGGCAGAAGGAACGTCATAGGGTTGATAGGAACGACTTTTTGCTTTTAAGATTCTTGAAGACCGATGGATGCCCAGGTCCACTGACTTGGAGATGGTGCTCTGTGTGGAGCTGGACACAGCTTCTGTTCCAGAACCCTTCTCTGCAGTGCCATCTGACCACTTGTGGGCTGTTTTAAGCAGCTCCTCACCTGTTGTAAAGCCAACTAAATAGTTGGAGTCCATGTGGAGAATCTGGTATCCTGTTACAGTACCTCTGATGGGTGAACATGGAGTACTAGCACAGCGGGGCCGCTCTGTTTCAGGCCTCAGTGTGGTTGTGATTTCAGCTGAAGGAAGAACAGAGACACGTGCCCTCGATACTCCACTGATGTCCGTTTCCATCCTCAGCAACGAGTCCTGATGAATTAAGGGAGAGAAACCActatggttagcattagcatgaaacACTGAAGGCTACATTCACACTTCATCAAACTCTTTGATGTTGTAGAAAATAAGGCTCTTACAAATACTACAATTAAAGACAATGATTGCCATGAAGCCCGATGGCATATGGACCCTAAAATTGTATAGCTTAGTTATAACTTAAAATTCAATTCATAAACTTGAATTAATAtctcaattttcttttttacctaaaattatttctaatatgtttttttagtgAATCTCACAAACCATATTAGTCTAACTGATATAATGCGTTATGATTAAAATAATGCAGCATGTTTAGAGAAGATGGCAATGGCAGAAACTTTATACAATATTGAGAGGTgtgaatatacagtacatacatatactgtatgtacagtatatatatatacatacatttatacactactggtcaaaagttttagaacaccacactttttccagttctttactgaaaattattcagtttattgtgtcattgcactccgaaatgaaagcatagaacaaataagcaatttggtTTGGAAAACAAATCACGGAATCCATTTATAGaccaaaatgtattctaaacttttgactcatcaaagtgttccaacactgcttttacaGGGGGTtgtaagtaaccaagaaaagttggaacacctgtaggaattagtagcaccagctttcaaggctgattcaaccttcattgctgcagaacagctttaaattgttcgTGTTTCCTGAAAacggcctatttgtataattctgaaatgtaaattatttttcagttttgggtacccaaacctttttttcacctctggctgttcagtacttacctttgtaccatttcaagctattcattggacttgcatgacttgaattgcaataaataactggaaaaatagAGTGTTCTAAAACTTTGGACTAGTAGTGTATACACATCCATTTTACTGTATATGctaaccacaaacaaaacaaattacgTCATTCAAGGCAACAAAATGCTTAAACAAAGCAGATCACACACAACTACCCCCACCTATTTCAGAATGAATCCTAATTGGTAAGTAGACAGAGgagactatactgtatatgcatttGTTGATTTTTCCACCACTAAACAAATAAAGCATATTAAGCTCTATGTAATGAAAGCTCTTGATGGCCATGCTCTACCATTTGGTATTGTTTCCAAGACTACAAGAAAGAACAGTTTACTACATGCACCAGACAGTGCTTGTCATGTTGGCTGCCAATGAGGATCTTATTTAGTTGTGTGATTCTTCTGTCCATTACCAA
It includes:
- the macir gene encoding macrophage immunometabolism regulator, yielding METDISGVSRARVSVLPSAEITTTLRPETERPRCASTPCSPIRGTVTGYQILHMDSNYLVGFTTGEELLKTAHKWSDGTAEKGSGTEAVSSSTQSTISKSVDLGIHRSSRILKAKSRSYQPYDVPSANGRRRRRMPSCCDTIHRSFAPSEPGRALHASLPLCLLKGKRAQSKSLDYLNLDKISIKQSSDTEVLQYQLQHLNLRGERVFTRKKT